ACCGCCGCGCTCGCCGATTTTCGTCAGTTCTTTGTTCGGCTGATCGAGCATGGAAAGATTCGCGGCGAGATCTCGAACGAGGTCGAGACTGAGGCCGCCGCTGCCGGCCTACTCGGGATGTTCATTGGGATTCGCGTGATGGCTCGCGGGGCGTTCCAACCCGAGACATTGGAACGAATGGGAGGGCAAGCGCTGGCTATGCTTCCTCCGCCTGCGGCTCCTACCGAAACTTGATCGAGCAACCGATCGCCCGTGTCTCGGCCACCTCGACGGGTTGGTCCGCCAGCAGCGCATCGAGCGCGTCCTTCAAGAAGTGTTGGCTTACGTCGGCGATGTCCGGGTTGTCGTCCACGGCACCATGGTAGACGAGGCGTTGTTCCGCATCGAAGAGATACACCTCCGGCGTCTTCTTCGCGCCGTAGGCTCGCGCTATGTTCGAGGTCACGTCCATCGCGTAGGGAAATTCAAGGCTGAGTTGTCTAGCGCGTGCCTGCATTGCCTCGAATCCGTCGATCGGGAACACGCTTGGGTCGTTCGAGTTAATGGCAACTACACCGATTCCGCGGGGATCATAGGTGTTGCCAAGCTTCGCGATGCGACCTTCCCAGGCCTGTGACCACGGGCAATGATTGCAAGTGAAGATGACCAGCGTGCCTCGGGCTCCTGCGCTGCTCTCGATCGTGACCATTTCTCCGTCGACGTTTCTCATTTTTTCGCGGAGCATCGGCGCACGATCTCCAAGTTTGAGACTCACGCTCTTCGACGAGGGCGCTGGGGTTGGCGCCGGCGTGGTCTCAACCTTCTTCGGAGTAGCCGCTGGGGTCGATGGTGGCTCCTGCGCGTTCGCGTCCGTGCGCCGCTCACAGGCAGTGAGATTCCAGAGCATGGCTGCGAGCAGAACGACATGGAGCTGCAGTGTAGTGTTCATCTTATGGCTCTCGTGGTTCTTCCTTCAGTAGATCTCGAATGCTAGCCTCCAGCACCTCCAGGTTCACCGAGCCCTCCCAAAGGTGGCGAGCGACGCCTTGCGAGTCGAACAGCACGGTAGCGGGCAGCGCCCCGGACCATTCGGGATGGAGGGCCGGGATGAAGGCCTGGTCGCTTCCCGCCTTGATGTACCCTGGCATCGGCACCCCCTGAGCCTTCAGAAACGAGATCGCCTCCCCGCGGTTGGCAGCGAGATCAGTGGAGATGAAGAGTGTCGCTAGACCCTGCGGTCCGTAGGCACGACCCACTCGCCGCAGAGCCGGGAACTCCTCAACACAGGGCGCACACCACGTAGACCACATGTTCACCAAGACGCCGCGCGCTTCAGTCGCACGGACAAGGGGCTGGATGTCCCCCGGTCGCACTTCCACGAGGCTCGCGAGTGTCTCAGCGCCCACCTGGTCCCGGTTGGTTTGTTCGCACGCTGATGTAACGGTCCCGATCGCAAGCAACGAGCTCAAGATACGGGCTAGGTTTCCCGTTGGGCCCGGAGTCTTGGCTGGCGCCCACCGAATCGCGGAAACCGCGCGCGGAGTTTCCCGGCAATCTCGGAACCGTTTCATAGGGCATTGGCGAGTGTAGGTCGTCAGAAGATTTCGGACAAGCGGGGGCGTTTTGTTTGCGTCCGCTCGACCCCGCGCCAAGGTCCACCCCGACGGAGGTGTCATGTACGTATCGAACCAGTCTTAGCGTTCTCCTGTGTGCGGGTGAAGTCCTTCACGAACCCGGCGTATACACGCCGCGCTCGACGTCCATCGCCGTATCGACGATTGTGTACAGGGCAAAGAAATCCTCCGCGGAAGCGGTGCGTGACATGGATTGAAGGCCGATCGTCAACGCCATCAACGTGGTCGCAAGCACATCCCCACGGGATGGGTCGCCCACCGAGCCGGGCCACCACGGTGGCAATCGGGCAGGGTATGTTTTATTGCTCCTTTCGACGATCCTCAGCCAGGAGCCCTTCATGCCATCCATCTACTCCGTCGATCCCACCGAGATGTCCGCGCCACGGCATCCGAGCCGGACCAAGCCAGGTGTGGAAACCAAGCGGACGCTGTGCGCAACCTGCGACGTCTCGTGCAACGTCGTCACCGAGGTCAAGAAGGGCCGGGTCGTTCGCGTCCGTTCGAGCGACAACCCCATCTTTCGCGACAACATCTGCATGAAGGGCATCGTCGCGCCCAAGGCGTTTGCCCACCCGAACCGCCTGATGCATCCGCTCAAGCGTGTCGGCGAACGCGGCTCCGGCAAGTGGGAGCAGGTGAGCTGGGACGAGGCGATGACCGACATTGCCGCGCGGCTTCAGGCCATCATCGACCGCGACGGGCCCGAGGCGTGGGCGGTGTCGACGAGTCAGTGGAACACCGCGACCGATCACGGTCTCGGACGCCGGCTGATGAACCACCTGGGGTCCCCGAACTGGATCAGCGGCGTGGCACTTTGCGCGGGCAACACCGCGGCCATCAATCGAATGACGTACGGCTGGTTTCCCTTCGCCGACTTCCCCAACACGAACTGCATCGTGCTCATCGGCCACAACCCCCGACGCAACAGCTGGGTGCCCGTCTACAATCAGATTCGTCGTGCGCAGGCGCGCGGCGCCAAGCTCATCGTCCTCGATCCGCGCAAGAGCTCGAATGCGGAGCTGGCCGATGTCTGGTTGCCACTCCGCGCAGGCACCGACACCGCAATGTTGTTCGGCTGGCTCAAGGTCATCTTCGACGAAGGGCTCTACGACAAAGATTTCGTCGAGAACTGGACGGTCGGATTCGACGAGCTCCGCGCGCGCGTGGACGAGTTTCCGCTCGACCGCGTTGCGAAGATCACCGGCTGCGATCCAGAGGAGATTCGAAAGGCGGCTCGCATTTACGCGACGCACGGGCCAGCGGTGATCCCTTGGACCCCGATCACCGACATGCAGCGAAACAGCACGTCGGGGATTCGACTTCAATCGATTCTTCGTTCGGTCTGTGGCTACGTCGACGTGCCGGGCGGCGAGGCGCTCCAAGGCTTCCACCCACACGTCATCCCCGAGTCCAAAATTGAAGCGCACGAAATGCTCTCGGAAGAGCAGAAGGCGAAGCAGCTCGGTTCGGACACGCACCCTGCTTTCACGTATCGCGGACAGGCCGGTCTTCTCGAGCACACGAAACGCGTCTGGGGGTACGAGTACACAAATCAGGTTACCGGATGCTTCATGGCCAACCCGTCAGCGACGTTCCGCGCCATGGCCGGAGAGGGCCGGTATCCGGTGAAAGCGTTCTTTTCGCTTGGGAACAATACGCTCCTCAGCTTCGCCAACATGCCGCTCATTCTCAAAGGGATGATGAATCAAGATCTCATCGTCGTGCACGAACAGTTCATGACCCCCACCGCACAGCTTGCCGACTATGTGCTTCCCGGCGACAGCTGGCTCGAGCGGCCTTGGCTGCACGACTCGTTTGGCTGGAGCTCGATGGTGCGGCCCTCGCAGAAGTCGATGGAACCACTTGGCGAGTGCGAAAGCACGTTCTCGGTATGGAAGCGGCTAGCGACTGCGATGGGCCGCGGTGACATCATCCCGTGGGACACTCTCGAGGACTTCTACGACTACCGGCTCGAACCCTCGGGCATGAGTTGGGCGGAATTCTCGGAGTCCTACGAGATTTACTTCGGACCACTCGAGTTCCGAAAGTACGAAAAGACCGGTTTCGCCACTCCGAGTGGGAAGGTCGAGCTCAAGTCGTCGATCCTGGAGGGACTCGGGTTCGACCCCCTTCCCTACTTCCGCGACGACCCGCCCCCGAACCCGGAGTACCCGCTGATGATGTTCACCGGCGTACGCGAAGACGAGTTCTTCCAAACCGGGCAACGACACGTCCCCGAGCTTCGCGCGCGAAAGCCCGAACCCAATCTCTTCGTGAGCCCCGGAACCGCGAAGGCGCAAGGCATCGCCGAGGGCGACTGGGCGGAGGTCATCAATCCGACCGGTAGCGCCGCCATGCAGGTCCTGGTGAAGGACGCCATGCCCGACGGGCTCGTGCGAATTCCCCACGGTTGGTGGAAGCCCGAAATGAAGCAAGGTGCGGGTCACCTCTCCGGTGCCCTGGCCCACGCAGACGCGCAGCTCTGTCCCGACGACGAAGATTTCTTGGATCGCGAACAGGGCGTCCCGCACCTGAAGGGCATCCCATGTCGGATCGAGCGGCTCGACGCGCCGCCGGAGGGCGCGCAATGAAACGCTTCCTAGAAGACACGAAGGCGCGCATCGTTCAATGGCTTGGCCAACGCGCGTCGCGCGACATCAACTTCGTCGACCGACTATGTCGGCGCCTCCTCGATCGCGTCCTCCGTTTACCACCCGAGAACGATTTTCTGAGAGATGAGTGGGTCGACTCCGATGTCGGATTCGACCCCGATGAGCTCGATCGCTACCAACGAGGCGAAACGGAATAGCGCCCACGACCTCGACGCACCTCTCTAGCCTCGCCTCACCTCGACCACGCTGCGAAGGTGAGCGGCACCGCACGCCACCGGCAAAAAGAAAGGCACCTAGCTCATTCGCTAAGTGCCTGACTTCGTTGGTTGCGGGGGCCAGATTTGTTTGGCGTTGTACGAGGCCGAAGCGGAGTGGGCGCCAGTCCACGGAGCCGGCCGAGTATCGTCGCCACTGAATCTGGCACAAAACGGGAAAAGGCCGGCTCGAAGGAGCCGGCCTTGACCATGGTTGCGGGGGCCAGATTTGAACTGACGACCTTCGGGTTATGAGTTCACAAAGCCCGGTGCTCGCCGACCAACACAACCCATCGTAATCGCTACAAGACCACAATGAAGACCAGGAGTTAGTCCCTTCGCCATGTTCATGGGTCGTCACTTCGTATCATTCGATTTCACATCCTTAAGGCACCCTCAGGTCACCGGGCGCGCTTGGACGTAGTCAGTTCGCTCGCTTGGATCCGCGGCACCTCACGTCAGCGTCGCGGACCTCCAAGAAACTGAGACGTCGTCCTCAAAAAGGGGACGGAACGCAAAGAAGATCGTCTCACTTACCCCCGAGCCATGTGAATCGGGTGAACTGCGAACGTCGGGATCAAACGAAGCGACAACCTCATGCTCCCAAAGCAACGAAGCCGGCCAAACACAGCATCGCGCAAACAAACGGAACTCAAGAGAAACCCAAACATGACCGGGACTTGCGCGCATCGCCGTGTTTGCGGTTCCTCACTTCATATCACTTGATTTCACATCGACACGTCAACGTCAGGTCAACGAGAACGATCTGACCAAGGCGCTTCTCTCACCGACCCGACTAGCGCCGTTGTCGCTCAGGGTACGGGCGGACTGCTGCCGCGTGCACGACTCCAGACGGCAGCGATGAGTATCTCGGTCGCTTCGCGGTCGACCGAATAGAAGACCGCGTAAGGTGTGCCCTCGATCAACAAGCGCCGCACGCCGGGCAACTGAATATCGTCGCACGGTCGCCCGATACTAGGCATCCGGGAGATGTGGCCAACTACTGCGCTGAGTGCTTCCTTGAAGCTCGTTCGGGCAGCGGGCCGGTTCGCAGCCCACCAACCCTCTAGCTCACGCACTTGCCGCTCCGCTTCGGGCGAGATGCGGACGCGAAAACTCACAGCTCTTTCATGAACTCTTGGATGGAACGGCCCTTTCCCGCCTCACCTTGCGCAAGCCCACGCCGCACCGATGCCCGGAGTCTTTCCAAGTCGTCTTCGCTCAGGCTCTCAAAGCCATCTTCCGCGCGAACGGCGTTCAGAACAGTACGCACCGCGTCGAGCTCCTCGTCGGCCAGCGCATCGATCAATGCATGGATCTCGGACCGGGTTCCCATTGAAACTAGTCTAAGCCCAACATGTGTACCCGTCTAGGCTCCGCTCCAGCTGGAGGTTGGGCAATCCCTTCTGTCGCTCCACGAACTCACCGCGATTTCGGGGTCGGCTTCCAGGCCACCGTCGTACCAGCCTCCTGCCACTTGATCGGCTTCGCACGCTTGAACTTCCCCGACACCTCTCCGCTGGCTTCGAGGTGAGAAGCCAGATCGAACATCTGGATCGGGGCCCCCTTGCGCAGATTCAGCTTGTCCAGATCGATCCAAACCACATTGGGCATGTCGGTGAACTCGAAATAGTAGCGTTTGTTCGTGAGGTCACTCACTGTGTGCCATAGGGTTGCCGCGATGTTGGGCCGCTCGGGATCGTTCGCGCCGATCGGTGTGGCCTGGTTCCGCATGACAGACAAAACGCCTGCGACCGCTTGCTGATAGGAATCTGGCTGCGCGGGAAGCTTCGTTAGGTAGTAGGCGCCTCGAACGAATCGATCCGCCGCTTCGGAAGTTCCAGGCAGGGGTTTCTTACCACCCAGCCCCTCATACTGCTTCAGCAAGACGAGCTGCTCATCGTAGGGCGGCGAGTTCGTCATCACGGTGTACTGCTTGCCGTGATGAATGACAACCTCACCGTCGAGGATTTCGATGATCGCAGAGTCACCGGACGCGTCGGCCAGAGACAAGTGCACGGGTGAAGCGACCTTCACCGCGTGGTGCTTGATCATGAGAGGTTGTACCTGAAACGACTTGCTCGCTTTCACCGCGTCGGCGACCGTTGCGAAGTTGTCTAGGTAATACTGCGTCCAAAGTGAAACGGAGAGCCCCGGTCTGGCAGTGTCACGATCGCCGTACTTCGACTCCGCCAGGTACAGCAGGTTCACGCTCAGCCCCGCTTCGTTCATTCCGTCGGCGGTTGCACAATCCCAAACGCTGGCCACGATACTGCCGTACTTCGAGGTCCACTTGAGCGGGTTGGCTTCCGTCATCCCTTGGCGCTTGATCCCTTTCGGCATGACGTACAGCTTGGTCCCCATCTTCGCGGTCCAATCCATGTTCCTACCGACCAGAACGGGCTGCCCCTTGGCGGTCCACATGCTTCGTGAGCAAGCATCAGCACTCGGGCCGAAGCTGGCCAAGCCGGCCAAGCAGGACGCAGCAGCAGCAACAACAAGCCACGGAGTCAACTTTGTCATGCTTCTCATTTTCATTTCCTTTTTTTCGTAAGCTGGTTTGGCATGACTTGGTTTTCCTGGCCAGTCTAATCGACCCGAAATTGATAAACTCTCCCGTCCCTTATTGTTTCGGACACGCGCAATGCTTTGTTTCTAGGGCACGCCATCGGCTACGGCCACTGCACCGCATGAACGTACCAGCTATGCTCTGCCTCCTTCGCGATGCTGCGTAACGCTGAACCGCCCGTCACCATGATCAGTCTCGAACGAATCGTTCCGACGTTGGGTACACGCCTGGAGGCAGTCGGCGAGCGCCTGGATCGTCTCGGGAGGACAACCCGCAACGGCGGAGCGCGCGAATAAGCCGAAGGCGTTGAGCGCGTCATCAAGTGCCGAGCGTGAACGCAAGAGACGTTAGCGTGAGGCACTTGCAGTTTTGTTGGCAGACAAAACTCCACCTTGCCCCAACAAGTTGGGTCCCATGCTGTCACACGGAGTGCACACGGAGTGCACACGGAGTGCACTCAGAGTCACACGCTGACCAATCGCCTGCGGGGAGCCCGACGCGAAAAAAAATCACGAGCCAGGACAACATTTTGGGGGGCAAAACCGATAATAGAGGTGGACGGTTCCGCGCATTGCGCGCGAGGGCGGTCCGTCAGGAAAGGGCGATGGTTCACGGGGGGTCACAGTCGATGCAAGCGAGGAGATTCTGCTGATGCAGGACGCTACACAAGCGCCGACGTGGCTCACCTACACGCAAGCGGCATCCTATACGGGCTGGTCAGTCGGTCACCTGCGAAACCTCGTCTCGGCGGGGCAAATACCCGTCTACGGACGGGCGCGCGTACGCCGGTTCCGCCGGGATATGTTAGACCTCTATCTGACGAACCCGGACATGGCGATGCGGACGTTCCTGGCAGAAAGGACCGAACCGTATGGCCGTTAGAAAGCGAGCCAACTCTTGGCAATACGACTTCAAGCTCCAAGGCCACCGGCGCCAGCGAAAGGCTGGCTTCAAGACGAGGGCCGAGGCGCGCGAAGCCGAACGAAGGGTGCGCGAAGATCTAATCTCAGGTCACAAGCGCATCCAATTTGCCGACGCGTACGAACAGTACATGTCAGCGACCACCATGAAGGATCGCAGTCGGGACTCCTACGGGAATCTCTGGCCGCAGATCAAACCCGTGCTGGGACACCTCTTCATCGAGGAAGTGGACACCGCAGCGATGGACGCGCTGAAGCGCGCCCTTCCCTCCCGGCTCGGACCAAAATCGGTCAACAATCGACTCGCCTTGGTGCGAGCCGTTCTACGGTTCTGTTGGAAACGGGGGCTCTTAGCTGCGGTGCCCTACGTCCCGACCGAACGAACCCCGAAGAAGCAACCGAAGTGGTACTCGGAGGCGGAGCGAGACCGGTTCTTGACCGGAATGTTCGAGCTCCAACCCGAATGGTACCTCTTCTTCTACCTCTCGGCCCGACTCGGGCTTCGCGTCTCGGAGGTCTACGCCATCGCGCGGAGCCGACTCCGAGACATCCCACCCCAGTTGGTCATCGACCGCGGGGTTCAACGCGGCACCAAAGACCGGGCAGCCATGCTGGTCAGCCGCAAGAACAACGAGGCCTACGTGCTGGACGTGACCGAGGACATCCTCGACGCAATCCGGTGGCATATCCGGCAGGGATACGCCGGTCGCGAGTTTCTGTTCAGCAAGGACGGGAGCTTTCCTCGCTACATCGACAGCTACAAACGCCCGATGGTCGTCGTCCAGCGGGCGCTTGGGCTTCGACCACTCAGTCACCACGCCCTCGGGCGCCACTCGGTCGCAAGCCAAGCGGTGACCAGCGGGCACTCCATCAAGGCTGTACAAGCGCAGCTTGGACATCGTTCAGAGCAGAGTACGCACGTCTACGCGCACCTTGGATCGGGTGCACAGCTGCGTTTGGTCGAGTCTTTGCAGCCTGCTGCAGCACCGCACGGCACCCTCAGGGCACCGAGCAAAAAGAAAGGCACCTAGCCCATTCGCTAAGTGCCCGACTTCGTTGGTTGCGGGGGCCCGTTACGCACAGCGTTGTCCGGTGGAGTTTGGGGTACCGATGGAGGTCGTGATTGCTGCGTAGCTGGTCGAAGAACGCAATGAAATCGTGGCACCCGCTGCCGAACCTGTCGCCATCCACCGCTGAAGCTGGCCGCAGGTGGACCCCACCACTTCGACGAAGTGCCCTAAGCTGCCGCCTAGCGAGAGGGCGCTTGGAATCGAACTGCAGGGAACTCACCCGATTCGGAAGATTCTCCAACGGTTTCGCGCACTGGTGTCGATGTGAACACGTCCGAAGAACACGAGCAAGACGCGTTGCCGGACGTTCTCATGACAATGTCACAAGTCCCTTTGCCCGATGTGGCGCGTGAGCTCGCGGAGGTCTGGGCGATGTTCGATGCGTTCGATGCGCTGCGGCGGGAAGCGCGAACTCTAGCGCCGGACATCGCATGTCTCGCCCCCTGAAAGCGCCGCGCTGAGGTCCACAACCACGCCAGAGCGAAGGTGTCACTTGAAGGTGATGGTTCTCACCGCGTTGGCCTTGGCTTGCTCGATGTCGAACACCAAGTCGATGGGCTCCCCACTGAGGTACTTGAACAGCAGGTCGTCGTAGTCGTCCGAGCTGATGTGGCCTGACTGGCCCCCGGGCACCTCGATGGTGCAACGTGGACCCGTGGGCAGCGCCTCGCAGATCCGACGTAGCGTCGACCCATCTCGCTGAACGAAACCCGATGACTCCAGGACAGGATTGGTGGGGCTGATCGTTAGAGCTCCCCCCTCGTTCGCAAAGAGTGGCTGGCCGGGCGGGTTGTTGTATGTCGAGATCCCGAAATTGGCGAGGTCGGAACTCAAAACCATGCCTTGTGCTCGACCCCACGCCCACTTTGTCTCGTCTTCTCCTAGAGCGAGGTCGGTGATGAGAAGCCGACCCGCTTCATCAAAGCACCCCTCGATCACCTGATACTTGGTTTCTTCCTCTGGAGTGGCCGGGTCGTCCCAATACACGTCCCCTTTGCGTAGTCGGCTCGGATCAGACACGGAGTAGAAGTACACCCAGCGATAGACCGTGGGTTGGTTCCTCGGTGCCAAGTCGCACTTGTAGTACACGGCGTGAAATGCGGCACAGCCCGATGACTCGAGGAGCTCTTGGGGATCGTCCGTGAGCGGAGAGTCCGTGTAGTAGCCGTTGACTCCCGTCGGGCAGGTAAGCGATTCCCACGCCTCGAGGGCGTTCAGAACCTTCTGTCCGGTTTCCGTCAACGTCGTCAGGTCTGAGTTCGCGATTTCGATGAACCCTGGCAGCATGCGCTCGGCGAGCACCGAATGCGTGTCGTGCTGCATGCTGTGCATCGTGTCGGTGGTGTGCTCGGACCCGATCTCTTCGATCAGGTCCGTGATCCGTGTGTGGCGAGCACCAAGCACGGGGACGAACGTCTGCAAAGGCGGATAGCCGTCGTTGGTCGGGTCGCCGTCAAGCAGGGCCCCGGTCATGTCATTGTTGGCCGTGGCGATGAAGCCCTCGCTTGGATTCAAGGCTTGCGGAAGGTCCTCGTAGGTGAAGTACTCCATCCACTCATAGCAACGCTCCGGCGTCTCGCAGCGGCCGTCGAGCGGCAGCATGGGATGGGCCTCACCCAGCAGTTCGGTTGCCCAGGTGCGCTTGGGAACGCGCGAGTAGGGGAACCAACCGATGTCGCCCGCGGTGTCCGCGACCACGAGGTTGTTGGCTACCGTGGTGATGTTTCGTAGAGCCGTCCGCGCCTCCACGACACTTCCTGCGACGTTCAACGCCTGTAGATATTCGAGGTCGGTGTCCGCGTCGGCGCCAGTCCAACGGAGCGTAATCGCGACGTCGTTGGCGGCGTCCAACTCGCGCACAGGACCGTGGTGCGGAACGAAGAGAAGCTCCAGCTCCTCCGTGCTCCCATCACTGAAAGTCACGGGGAACGGGACCCGCTTGAGTGGAACGACCTCGCCCTGAAACATCACCCCCATGGGGTCGCCATCCGCATCTTTGACGAGTTGCTCCACGTAGAGGTCGCTCATGTCAAGAAAGGTCCACGTCCCCCCCCATGCGATCTTCTCATTCTGGCCGGTAATGACCCAGGGCAAGGCCGGCGACGTTGCACCGGCGACATGAAGCTGTCCGCTTCCACGAGTCTTTGAGTCCAGATGCGCATAGTAGCTTTCGACTGGCTGGTTCAGTCGAAGATGCGGATCGCCAGCAAACAAGGCGTGACCCGTCGTGCTGCGCGACGGAGCAATCGCCCAATTGTTCGATCCACCCTCCAGGCCTGCTCCGAGAAACGAGCCGAAGAGCTCTTCAGCTTCCTCGAGGCGGCGGTGGAGGCGCTGAAGTGCTGGACCCGCGCGAAGAGATTCATCTTGGGGGCGCTGCGTCGTGGTTAGCCTTTGATCTGCAGAAGCTTCCTGGGACGCTGGTGGCGTCCAGCCCGGGGGAAGAATCGATGATGGAAGCGGACGGGTAGCCCACAGGTCGAAGAACCTGTCGTCGTCCTCGATCGTCTCGCGTGCCACGCCCGCGGCCGCCTCATAGGGTTCCGTGAACCTGGTCTGTGCTGAGACGGACGCCATCACCGCAGCGATGCTGTCCGAGGGCGTCCACTCGGGAACGTCTTCGGGCCCGTACGTAAACGGAAAGCCCTCGAACTCGCGGGGGAAGACGGCATCGTTTCGGCCATTACGCAGGTCATCAATCCATTGGTTGACCCCCGCGCTATAGGCCTCGAGCATGGCAATGGTCTTGTCGGACGCTTGCGTGAGGAGGAACTCCTCAGCCGGCTCACCGTCCCGCGTCGAAAAGAGCGCACGATTCCGGGCTGCAATCTCGGGGACTCCGACGAGCTGAGCCAAGCCCTTGTCGATGATGTCGGTCAGCTGACCCGTGGCGAATCGCCGCCGGAAATCCATCTGCACGAACCGATCGGCCGCGTGGTAGTAGCCGAGCACCATCGCGCAGTCCTCGTCGGTGTCGCAGTCGGCATTGAGGATGCCGTACTCGTCGAAGTAGGCGGTTGCGTTCGGTGGCCAGTCGAGATCGGGCTCTTGCTGCTTGGTTTCGGTGCACCCCACCAACGGAGCCATGCCCAACACGGCAATCCATAGAAGTCCCAGTAAGTACCGCATCACAACCTCCCCGGATTCGCGAATCCGCACACTCATCCTCCAAGGACAACTAGGGTCGCCACGGGATGCGTCACAATACGTAATTCTTTACTCTCCTCTTCAGCGCACATTTTGCGCGGGGGACCCCTGGTGTTCACGCGTGCGAATAAGCCGAAGGCGTTGAGCGCGCGAACCACGGCCAAGCTCGGGACCAAGACCCGAAGCGA
This genomic stretch from Rhodothermales bacterium harbors:
- a CDS encoding tyrosine-type recombinase/integrase; translation: MAVRKRANSWQYDFKLQGHRRQRKAGFKTRAEAREAERRVREDLISGHKRIQFADAYEQYMSATTMKDRSRDSYGNLWPQIKPVLGHLFIEEVDTAAMDALKRALPSRLGPKSVNNRLALVRAVLRFCWKRGLLAAVPYVPTERTPKKQPKWYSEAERDRFLTGMFELQPEWYLFFYLSARLGLRVSEVYAIARSRLRDIPPQLVIDRGVQRGTKDRAAMLVSRKNNEAYVLDVTEDILDAIRWHIRQGYAGREFLFSKDGSFPRYIDSYKRPMVVVQRALGLRPLSHHALGRHSVASQAVTSGHSIKAVQAQLGHRSEQSTHVYAHLGSGAQLRLVESLQPAAAPHGTLRAPSKKKGT
- a CDS encoding helix-turn-helix domain-containing protein, translating into MQDATQAPTWLTYTQAASYTGWSVGHLRNLVSAGQIPVYGRARVRRFRRDMLDLYLTNPDMAMRTFLAERTEPYGR
- a CDS encoding thioredoxin family protein; amino-acid sequence: MNTTLQLHVVLLAAMLWNLTACERRTDANAQEPPSTPAATPKKVETTPAPTPAPSSKSVSLKLGDRAPMLREKMRNVDGEMVTIESSAGARGTLVIFTCNHCPWSQAWEGRIAKLGNTYDPRGIGVVAINSNDPSVFPIDGFEAMQARARQLSLEFPYAMDVTSNIARAYGAKKTPEVYLFDAEQRLVYHGAVDDNPDIADVSQHFLKDALDALLADQPVEVAETRAIGCSIKFR
- a CDS encoding TlpA family protein disulfide reductase, encoding MSSLLAIGTVTSACEQTNRDQVGAETLASLVEVRPGDIQPLVRATEARGVLVNMWSTWCAPCVEEFPALRRVGRAYGPQGLATLFISTDLAANRGEAISFLKAQGVPMPGYIKAGSDQAFIPALHPEWSGALPATVLFDSQGVARHLWEGSVNLEVLEASIRDLLKEEPREP
- a CDS encoding molybdopterin-dependent oxidoreductase codes for the protein MSAPRHPSRTKPGVETKRTLCATCDVSCNVVTEVKKGRVVRVRSSDNPIFRDNICMKGIVAPKAFAHPNRLMHPLKRVGERGSGKWEQVSWDEAMTDIAARLQAIIDRDGPEAWAVSTSQWNTATDHGLGRRLMNHLGSPNWISGVALCAGNTAAINRMTYGWFPFADFPNTNCIVLIGHNPRRNSWVPVYNQIRRAQARGAKLIVLDPRKSSNAELADVWLPLRAGTDTAMLFGWLKVIFDEGLYDKDFVENWTVGFDELRARVDEFPLDRVAKITGCDPEEIRKAARIYATHGPAVIPWTPITDMQRNSTSGIRLQSILRSVCGYVDVPGGEALQGFHPHVIPESKIEAHEMLSEEQKAKQLGSDTHPAFTYRGQAGLLEHTKRVWGYEYTNQVTGCFMANPSATFRAMAGEGRYPVKAFFSLGNNTLLSFANMPLILKGMMNQDLIVVHEQFMTPTAQLADYVLPGDSWLERPWLHDSFGWSSMVRPSQKSMEPLGECESTFSVWKRLATAMGRGDIIPWDTLEDFYDYRLEPSGMSWAEFSESYEIYFGPLEFRKYEKTGFATPSGKVELKSSILEGLGFDPLPYFRDDPPPNPEYPLMMFTGVREDEFFQTGQRHVPELRARKPEPNLFVSPGTAKAQGIAEGDWAEVINPTGSAAMQVLVKDAMPDGLVRIPHGWWKPEMKQGAGHLSGALAHADAQLCPDDEDFLDREQGVPHLKGIPCRIERLDAPPEGAQ
- a CDS encoding type II toxin-antitoxin system RelE/ParE family toxin translates to MSFRVRISPEAERQVRELEGWWAANRPAARTSFKEALSAVVGHISRMPSIGRPCDDIQLPGVRRLLIEGTPYAVFYSVDREATEILIAAVWSRARGSSPPVP
- a CDS encoding penicillin acylase family protein, producing MRYLLGLLWIAVLGMAPLVGCTETKQQEPDLDWPPNATAYFDEYGILNADCDTDEDCAMVLGYYHAADRFVQMDFRRRFATGQLTDIIDKGLAQLVGVPEIAARNRALFSTRDGEPAEEFLLTQASDKTIAMLEAYSAGVNQWIDDLRNGRNDAVFPREFEGFPFTYGPEDVPEWTPSDSIAAVMASVSAQTRFTEPYEAAAGVARETIEDDDRFFDLWATRPLPSSILPPGWTPPASQEASADQRLTTTQRPQDESLRAGPALQRLHRRLEEAEELFGSFLGAGLEGGSNNWAIAPSRSTTGHALFAGDPHLRLNQPVESYYAHLDSKTRGSGQLHVAGATSPALPWVITGQNEKIAWGGTWTFLDMSDLYVEQLVKDADGDPMGVMFQGEVVPLKRVPFPVTFSDGSTEELELLFVPHHGPVRELDAANDVAITLRWTGADADTDLEYLQALNVAGSVVEARTALRNITTVANNLVVADTAGDIGWFPYSRVPKRTWATELLGEAHPMLPLDGRCETPERCYEWMEYFTYEDLPQALNPSEGFIATANNDMTGALLDGDPTNDGYPPLQTFVPVLGARHTRITDLIEEIGSEHTTDTMHSMQHDTHSVLAERMLPGFIEIANSDLTTLTETGQKVLNALEAWESLTCPTGVNGYYTDSPLTDDPQELLESSGCAAFHAVYYKCDLAPRNQPTVYRWVYFYSVSDPSRLRKGDVYWDDPATPEEETKYQVIEGCFDEAGRLLITDLALGEDETKWAWGRAQGMVLSSDLANFGISTYNNPPGQPLFANEGGALTISPTNPVLESSGFVQRDGSTLRRICEALPTGPRCTIEVPGGQSGHISSDDYDDLLFKYLSGEPIDLVFDIEQAKANAVRTITFK
- a CDS encoding linear amide C-N hydrolase → MWTAKGQPVLVGRNMDWTAKMGTKLYVMPKGIKRQGMTEANPLKWTSKYGSIVASVWDCATADGMNEAGLSVNLLYLAESKYGDRDTARPGLSVSLWTQYYLDNFATVADAVKASKSFQVQPLMIKHHAVKVASPVHLSLADASGDSAIIEILDGEVVIHHGKQYTVMTNSPPYDEQLVLLKQYEGLGGKKPLPGTSEAADRFVRGAYYLTKLPAQPDSYQQAVAGVLSVMRNQATPIGANDPERPNIAATLWHTVSDLTNKRYYFEFTDMPNVVWIDLDKLNLRKGAPIQMFDLASHLEASGEVSGKFKRAKPIKWQEAGTTVAWKPTPKSR